The Thamnophis elegans isolate rThaEle1 chromosome Z, rThaEle1.pri, whole genome shotgun sequence genome contains a region encoding:
- the DCTPP1 gene encoding dCTP pyrophosphatase 1: MASTERDKEKKTDSNAQFQATIGEEGRRTCQTCKHEMRPSDPQQHMASNAPESTIESSGFQTGEEHRISEDCGLANTIFKKTEASLHACSTKKEEEVDEAVVTNGPSTSPAPFRFSTNPTLEDIRSLQSAFAAERGWGRYHQPRNLLLALVGEVGELAELFQWRDEAPEGLPGWETSEREALSDELSDVLIYLVALANKCHVDLPTAALRKIEKNRLKYPAKRVYGSSKKYTEYQE, from the exons ATGGCATCAACAGAGCGGgacaaagagaagaaaacagaCTCAAATGCCCAGTTTCAGGCCACTATAggtgaggaagggaggagaacctGCCAAACCTGCAAACATGAAATGCGTCCATCTGACCCTCAGCAGCACATGGCCAGCAATGCCCCTGAGAGCACCATAGAGTCTTCTGGGTTCCAGACGGGTGAAGAACATAGAATTTCAGAGGATTGTGGTCTTGCAAACACCATATTCAAGAAGACAGAG GCCTCCTTGCATGCCTGTTCaacaaagaaggaggaagaagtagaTGAGGCAGTAGTGACTAATGGGCCCAGCACATCTCCAGCACCATTTCGGTTTAGTACCAACCCCACTTTGGAAGACAT TCGGAGCCTCCAGTCAGCCTTCGCAGCTGAGCGGGGCTGGGGAAGGTACCACCAACCTCGGAATCTGCTTCTTGCTCTGGTTGGAGAGGTTGGGGAGCTGGCAGAGCTCTT CCAGTGGCGGGATGAAGCTCCCGAAGGCCTACCAGGGTGGGAAACATCGGAGCGTGAGGCCCTCAGCGATGAGCTCAGTGATGTCCTCATTTATCTGGTTGCGTTGGCAAACAAGTGCCACGTAGACCTCCCTACGGCTGCTCTCCGTAAAATAGAGAAGAACCGCCTTAAATACCCAGCCAAACGTGTCTATGGTTCCTCAAAGAAATACACAGAGTATCAGGAATAA